One genomic window of Candidatus Cloacimonas sp. includes the following:
- a CDS encoding DNA methyltransferase: MKTTHKLIIGTSELMPELADSSIQLIVTSPPYFNAPFDYEGFYSNYDKYLEVMTTISKEMYRVLDKGRILILNIDDMLVNGVKYPITADFTKILQGAGFTYRDRIIWKKPLR; this comes from the coding sequence ATGAAAACAACACATAAACTGATAATTGGAACCAGCGAACTAATGCCTGAACTGGCAGATAGCTCCATTCAGCTGATAGTTACCTCTCCTCCCTATTTTAATGCACCTTTTGATTATGAAGGTTTCTATTCTAATTATGATAAGTATTTGGAAGTGATGACTACCATTTCCAAAGAGATGTATAGAGTATTGGATAAAGGTAGAATATTAATCTTAAACATAGACGATATGTTAGTAAACGGAGTTAAGTATCCTATAACGGCGGATTTTACCAAAATTCTTCAAGGAGCTGGTTTTACCTATAGAGATAGAATAATCTGGAAAAAACCGCTGCGTTGA
- a CDS encoding cyclic 2,3-diphosphoglycerate synthase — protein sequence MKRKVIIMGAAGRDFHNFNVFFRDNKDYEVVAFTATQIPGIDDKKYPAALAGKLYPEGIKIYPESEIQNLIKKHNVDLVVLAYSDLPFERVMHKASLVNACGADFMLMGKNNTTIKTSKPLVTICAVRTGCGKSQTTRAVVKALKAKGLKVVSIRHPMPYGDLVQQKVQRFAELEDLKKHNCTIEEMEEYEPHIMMNSVIYAGVDYGAILQEAEKEADVIVWDGGNNDIPFYTSDKEIKIVVVDPHRPGDEISYYPGETNVLLADVIVINKIDSADLDDINEVRDNVRFINPKAQIIEAASPLFVDHPEMILGKKVLVVEDGPTLTHGEMTYGAGVIAAEKYGCADLVDPRPWAVGEIKQTYEKYPDIGILLPAMGYSAKQIKDLEKTINNAECDSVIIATPIDLRRLIKINKPACQVSYELQEIGTPTIVDVLKDFGKKSAKK from the coding sequence ATGAAACGCAAAGTTATCATTATGGGCGCAGCAGGAAGGGACTTTCATAATTTCAATGTTTTCTTCCGCGATAATAAGGATTATGAAGTTGTTGCCTTTACAGCCACTCAAATTCCCGGTATTGATGACAAAAAGTATCCGGCTGCTTTAGCAGGAAAGCTTTATCCGGAGGGAATCAAGATTTATCCGGAAAGCGAAATTCAAAACCTGATTAAAAAGCACAATGTTGATTTGGTTGTTCTGGCATATAGTGACCTTCCTTTTGAAAGAGTAATGCACAAGGCATCCTTAGTTAATGCCTGTGGTGCCGATTTTATGTTGATGGGAAAAAACAACACCACTATTAAGACCAGCAAACCTTTAGTTACAATATGTGCAGTCCGAACCGGTTGTGGAAAATCCCAAACCACCAGAGCGGTTGTGAAAGCTCTTAAGGCAAAAGGTCTGAAAGTTGTATCCATTCGTCATCCTATGCCTTATGGCGACCTGGTTCAGCAAAAAGTTCAGCGTTTTGCAGAATTGGAAGACCTGAAAAAGCATAATTGCACTATTGAAGAAATGGAAGAATACGAACCGCATATTATGATGAATAGTGTTATTTATGCCGGTGTGGATTATGGAGCAATTTTACAGGAAGCAGAAAAGGAAGCCGATGTCATTGTTTGGGATGGTGGCAATAACGATATTCCGTTTTACACTTCCGATAAGGAAATTAAGATTGTTGTAGTTGATCCTCATCGTCCGGGGGACGAAATTTCCTATTATCCAGGCGAAACAAATGTCCTTTTAGCTGATGTAATCGTTATTAATAAAATTGATAGTGCCGATCTTGATGATATTAATGAAGTTCGGGATAATGTTCGTTTCATCAATCCTAAAGCTCAAATAATTGAAGCTGCATCACCTCTTTTTGTAGATCATCCGGAAATGATTTTAGGTAAAAAGGTTTTAGTGGTGGAAGATGGACCTACTTTAACCCATGGTGAAATGACTTATGGAGCTGGAGTTATAGCTGCCGAAAAATATGGTTGTGCCGATCTTGTTGATCCTCGTCCCTGGGCTGTTGGAGAAATAAAACAGACCTACGAAAAATATCCTGATATCGGTATTTTATTGCCTGCTATGGGTTATAGCGCCAAACAAATTAAGGATTTGGAAAAGACCATCAATAACGCTGAATGCGATTCTGTGATTATTGCTACTCCGATAGACCTGCGACGTTTAATTAAAATCAATAAACCCGCTTGTCAAGTAAGCTATGAATTACAGGAAATCGGAACTCCTACTATAGTGGATGTCTTGAAGGATTTCGGCAAAAAATCCGCTAAAAAATAA
- the arcC gene encoding carbamate kinase, translated as MNKTAVLALGGNAIIKAGEQGTIAQQFANTRESLGGVVELIKRGYHLSITHGNGPQVGNLLRQQEIGEKEGISPLPLGVLNAATEGTMGYMIEQSLQNKLHKSNINKQVITIISQVVVDKNDPSMLNPTKFVGSTYYTAEQAEDIKNKLGWTLKEDSGKGFRRVVPSPYPIEIIPAATIKELVDKGEIVIAVGGGGIPIYKEDDGSYEGVDAVIDKDFASSLLALEIKADLFVILTGVEKVSLNYGKENQRNLDKLTVEEAKRYYAEKQFPAGSMGPKIKAAIDFLERGGSEVLITSIDKIVDAFEGKTGTRIV; from the coding sequence ATGAATAAAACAGCAGTTTTAGCGCTTGGCGGAAATGCCATTATTAAAGCAGGGGAACAAGGAACTATAGCACAACAGTTTGCCAATACTCGCGAATCTCTTGGCGGCGTTGTAGAATTAATAAAACGCGGCTACCACTTAAGCATAACGCATGGCAACGGACCCCAAGTAGGGAATTTGCTTCGGCAACAGGAAATAGGTGAAAAGGAAGGTATTTCACCTCTGCCTTTAGGGGTATTAAATGCTGCTACAGAAGGCACAATGGGCTATATGATTGAACAAAGTTTACAGAATAAACTGCATAAAAGCAATATCAATAAACAGGTTATCACTATCATTTCCCAGGTTGTAGTAGATAAAAATGACCCCAGTATGTTGAATCCTACAAAATTCGTTGGCAGCACCTATTATACTGCTGAGCAGGCAGAAGACATAAAAAATAAATTGGGTTGGACGCTTAAAGAGGACTCCGGAAAAGGTTTTCGTCGCGTTGTTCCTTCGCCCTATCCCATTGAGATAATTCCTGCCGCTACAATTAAAGAACTTGTAGATAAGGGTGAAATAGTTATTGCCGTAGGCGGAGGCGGAATTCCAATTTATAAAGAAGATGATGGCTCTTACGAAGGTGTGGATGCAGTTATTGATAAGGATTTTGCTTCCTCACTTTTAGCATTGGAAATTAAAGCCGATCTCTTCGTGATTTTAACCGGTGTAGAAAAGGTTTCACTTAATTACGGCAAAGAAAATCAACGGAACTTGGATAAATTGACTGTGGAAGAAGCAAAACGCTATTATGCAGAAAAACAATTTCCTGCCGGCAGTATGGGTCCTAAAATCAAGGCAGCTATTGATTTTCTGGAACGCGGGGGCTCGGAAGTGTTAATTACTTCCATTGATAAAATTGTAGATGCCTTTGAAGGGAAAACCGGCACCCGAATTGTATAG